The following proteins are encoded in a genomic region of Ictalurus punctatus breed USDA103 chromosome 15, Coco_2.0, whole genome shotgun sequence:
- the LOC108275983 gene encoding isocitrate dehydrogenase [NAD] subunit gamma, mitochondrial — translation MSSASSVLSFSKVFQPWAGLKGKTVNVIRPVICSRREKSSYTPPPAKYGGRHTVTLIPGDGIGPELMSHVRELFRFSCVPVDFEVVNVDSAATSEDDINNAITAIRRNGVALKGNIETNHKLPPSHMSRNNLLRTSLDLYANVMHCQTLPGVQTRHKDIDIIILRENTEGEYSSLEHENVPGVVECLKIITRINSLRIAEYAFKLAREKGRRRVTAVHKANIMKLGDGLFLQCCKEVAAGYPDITFDNMIVDNTTMQLVSKPQQFDVMVMPNLYGNVVSNVCAGLVGGPGLVPGANYGKDYAVFETATRNTGKSIANKNIANPTATLLASCLMLDHLKLHDYARIIRKAVLTTLSETQLHTADLGGQGTTSEVVQAIMQEVQRSRLHISKPI, via the exons ATGTCGTCTGCTAGTTCAGTGCTGTCGTTCTCCAAGGTTTTCCAGCCCTGGGCAGGACTTAAGGGCAAAACGGTCAAT GTGATAAGACCAGTTATATGCAGCAGGAGAGAGAAGTCTTCATACACT CCACCTCCTGCCAAGTATGGAGGCCGACACACAGTAACGCTGATCCCTGGAGATGGTATTGGACCCGAACTTATGAGCCATGTCAGGGAGCTTTTCAG GTTCTCCTGCGTCCCAGTGGATTTTGAGGTGGTGAACGTGGACTCAGCGGCGACGTCAGAGGATGACATTAACAATGCTATCACAGCTATCAGACGCAATGGAGTTGCACTGAAGG gtaaTATAGAGACCAATCACAAACTTCCACCTTCTCACATGTCCAGGAACAACTTGCTACG CACATCCCTGGACCTATATGCTAATGTGATGCACTGCCAGACTCTCCCTGGTGTCCAAACCCGGCACAAGGACATAGACATCATCATCCTTAGAGAAAATACAGAAGGAGAGTATAGCAGCTTAGAGCATGAG AATGTCCCAGGAGTCGTGGAGTGTCTGAAGATCATCACTCGAATAAACTCGTTGCGGATCGCAGAATACGCCTTCAAACTTGCCCGAGAAAAAGGACGTCGCAGGGTCACTGCTGTACATAAAGCCAACATCAT GAAGCTGGGTGATGGTCTCTTCCTGCAGTGCTGTAAGGAGGTAGCAGCAGGCTATCCAGACATTACATTTGACAACATGATTGTGGATAACACCACCATGCAG CTCGTTTCCAAGCCACAGCAGTTCGATGTGATGGTGATGCCAAACCTCTATGGTAACGTGGTGAGCAACGTGTGTGCCGGACTCGTGGGTGGCCCAGGTTTAGTCCCAGGGGCCAACTACGGCAAAGACTACGCTGTTTTTGAAACA GCCACCAGGAACACTGGGAAAAGCATTGCTAACAAGAACATTGCAAACCCCACGGCTACACTGCTGGCCAGCTGCCTCATGCTGGATCACTTAAA ACTTCATGATTATGCCAGGATAATTCGAAAAGCAGTCCTTACAACTTTATCTGAGACTCAG TTACACACAGCTGATCTTGGGGGTCAGGGCACGACTTCTGAGGTGGTGCAAGCCATAATGCAGGAGGTTCAGAGGAGCAGACTGCACATCTCCAAACCCATCTGA